A stretch of DNA from Vibrio gallaecicus:
TGGCGATTTGAAATTCTCTTCAGGTGTTGCATCAGATGCCATCGTGTTTGCAAACTGGTCAATAGCATTTGGTTCAAATGCTTTGTCACAGAATGCATCTAACAGTCACTGTATCAAGCGGTTACAAGACCCTTATTCAGTATTACATAATGCGAATATGCTTCTAGACGGGTTAAACTGGCAACCTCTTTCAACTGAATGGGATTACAGGAAAACTTGGCGTCGTGTAGAGCAAGAATTATTCAGTGAAGAAGTGACCTATTTAGAATCTGTAGGTCGATAATCTTCCATTAAGCCCACGATTGTGGGTTTATTAATAACCATTAGTGACGTTTCGTCATAAACTAAAGTTTAGCCTAGCGCAGTAATAGGAAACTTAAGTTTATGACTGAGAATTGTATCTTCGACCAGCTTATGCTGGTTTTTAAAGATACAAATATGACGAATCGTCACAAATGGAGACTGTGATGGAACATGACAGCCATAACTTTAATTCGAATGACCATAGTTCGAATAACCATAGCTCAAATAAACATAGTTCGAAAAACAATAGCTCACAGAGTTCAGCTCAAAATTTAGATAACCAATCGCCAAGTTCAGACAAACAATTGTCAGGTCTTGCGAGCAATTGGTATTCATTACCCACAAAGCGTTCGTTTATTGTTTTGCTGGTGACTTTTTCAATCATATTCCTTTCTGCATTTGGAGCGAAAAATCTCTACTTCAGAGGGGATTACAACATTTTTTTTGAAGGCACCAACAAGCAATTAATGGCCTTTGAAGAGATCGAAACGACATTCGCAAAGACAGATAACCTCGCCATTGTAATCGCCCCGAATGATGGAAATGTGTTTACACCTGAAACACTAACTCTCATACAAAACTTAACCGTCGATTCTTGGCAAATTCCGTATTCAAGCCGTGTAGATTCGCTTGCCAATTACCAGCATACCGAAGCCATTGAAGATGATTTGTTGGTGGAAGATCTGCTTTATGAAGAGTATCCACATACTCCAGAGCGAATAGCTAAAGTCAAACAGATCGCGCTCAATGAACCTTTGCTTAGAAACTCGCTAGTGTCAGCGGCGGGTGATGTCACTGTTGTGAATGTCACGGTCCAGTTACCTGAAGTGGATAAAACGACTGAAGTTCAAGAAGTTATCGCAGCGATCAACATCATGATCGATAAGTACCAAGCCGAGTATCCAGATGTCGCATTCCATAAAGCAGGCATTGTGGCCATGAACAATGCATTTATGATGTCGGCTCAGGAGGATAGCTCAACGTTAGTTCCACTAATGCTTCTTGTGGTGTTGGTCTTCCTGACATTTATGCTGCGCTCGTTCTTCAGTGTAGTTGCCACTTTGCTTGTGATTATTTCTTCAATTGTTGCCACTATGGGACTATCCGGTTGGGCTGGAATGTTCCTAAGTACGGCAACCGTTAACGTACCAACTTTGGTGTTAACTCTTGCTGTGGCTGACTGCGTACACGTAATTGTGACCATGAGACAAGCCATGCAGCGCGGTATGGATAAAGCTCAAGCAATTCAATACAGCACCCAACTTAACGCTATGCCGATTTTAATCACATCAGTCACAACCGCGATCGGTTTCTTGATGATGAATATGTCTGATTCCCCAGTTCTGCGTGATTTCGGGAACTTGTCTGCATTGGGTGTCATCATTGCGTGCTTCTTATCGGTCACCATGCTCCCTGCATTACTTAAAATCTTGCCGATTAAAACCTTAAAGCCAATTCAAGCATCACAAGAAAAAGTGACGTTTATGGATAGGTTAGGTGACTTTGTCGTAGCAAACCGCAAAGCATTGTTACCTATATCGACACTCGTGATTGTGGGTGCTGCAGCGTTAGTTCCATTAAACAAAGTAAATGATGAATCCGTAAAGTATTTCGATACTTCAAGTGAGTTCAGACAAGCGGCTGATTTCATGGAAGAGACCATCAGCGGGATGACGAACATCAGTATTGCAGTCAAGACTAACGAGTCACAAGCGATTGCCGATCCTGTGTTTTTGAAAGCGGTAGGAGATTTTTCTGAGTGGCTGCGAGTTCAACCAGAAATAGACCATGTTGCAACGCTTTCCGATGTCTACATGCGCCTGAACAAGAACATGCACGGTGATGATGACAGCTACTATCAGTTGCCTTTAAACCGAGAGCTTGCCGCTCAGTACTTACTGCTTTACGAAATGTCTTTACCTTATGGTTTAGATTTGAATAACCAAATCAACGTCGATAAGTCGTCTATCAAAATGGTTCTGACGGTAGATAACTTAGGCAGTGTTGAATTAGTTGAACTGGAAGAGCGTATTTACACATGGTTTGCTGCAAATGCACCTCAGTATGAAGTGCTGGCGTCTAGCCCCTCATTAATGTTTGCTCATATCGGTGAGACAAATATGGCTAGTATGCTGTCAACTTTACCTATCACTCTGGTTCTTATTTCTGGGTTGATGATCTTTGCACTTCGATCGACTCGATTAGGGATGATCAGCTTAGTGCCAAATATTGCTCCAGCGATTATTGGTTTCGGTCTTTGGGCTCTGATATCAGGTGAAATCAACCTCGGCTTATCAGTGGTGGTAACACTTACACTGGGGATTGTGGTTGATGATGCAGTGCATTTCTTGAGTAAGTATCAACGCGCAAGAATGGAAGGTCAGTCGGCTGAAGAAGCCGTTCGTTATGCTTTCCACACCGTTGGGCGCGCCCTTTGGATCACCACAGTAGTTCTCGTGGCTGGTTTCTCAGTACTGGCGATGTCGAGCTTCAGACTTAACTCAGACATGGGCTTATTGAGTTCGATTGTTATTTTTATCGCGCTAGTGGTTGATTTCATTTTGCTACCAAGCCTGCTGATGATTTTTGACAAGAAAACCCATTACCAAGCTGAGTCAAATTCAGTTAAATCCGACTTAGGTTCGAATACCGCTTCTACTTCACCTCAAGCTGTTTCAGCGATTGCTAAATAAGGAATAAGTAATTGGCTTGCGCCTAAGGTTAGCGAGCCAATTGCATAAGGAACTTACTATGAAAAACCAATACTCAATGACCAATATGAACAACCTAAATACACAATCAAAAATGCCTCAATCATTTTTCAATACAACGTTTATCACTGCGTTTAATTCAGCCGCAATTGTTGGTATGAGCTTCATGTTGGCTTTCTCAGCGGGCAGTGCATTTGCTGATGAGGCTAGAGGGCTGGAAATCGCAGAGCAGCGTAAAACGGTTGATATGGGGTGGGGCGACTCTGTGGCAACAATGGAAATGCTACTTAGAAATAAGCAAGGTGAAAGCAGCACTCGCTTAATGCGATTGAAGTCTTTAGAAGTTGATGATGACGGAGATAAAGGGCTAACTATTTTTGACGAGCCACGTGATGTCAAAGGAACGGCTTTTTTAAATCATTCGCATATCACAGAGTCAGATGATCAATGGTTGTATCTACCTGCGTTGAAACGAGTGAAACGTATTTCTTCACGTAACAAATCCGGTCCATTCATGGGCAGTGAATTTGCGTACGAAGACTTGAGTTCATTTGAACTGGAAAAGTACACATTTAACTACATTGAAGACGCAAAAATCGAAGGTATCGATACTTTTGTTTTAGAGCAAGTCCCTACCGATAAAAACTCAGGTTACACCATGCAAAAAGTATGGCTAGACCAACAGTATTATCGCCCAATTAAAGTTGAGTTTTACGACCGAAAAGGGGCGTTACTGAAGACGTTGTCATTCCAAGACTACCAGCAATACCTAAACCAATACTGGCGAGCTCATACTATGGCGATGCAAAATCACCAAACAGGCAAGAGCACAGTATTAACCACGACCAAGTTAGCGTTCCAAACGGGTCTTAACGATAAAGATTTCCAAAAAAATACACTTAAACGTGCAAAATAAGGAATGAAGATGAAAAGGATTGTGTCAGCAGGAACGCAGTTATCCTTAACCTTGGCGGCGACCTTGGGGCTTTTACAAGTGTCGTCACCTTGTGTTGCAGCAAGCTTTAGTTCTGAGCTCGTAGAACAGGTCAGCCCAGAGCTAGCAGGGCAAGTTAACCTTGAGCACAGGCAATTTTTTAGCGATGGCTTACAAGGTCAGGATAAAGGGCAAACCTCACTGGTGTTACAGCCAGAGTTTTATTGGGAGCAAGAAGAGGGCAACGGCAGTTTTACTTTTACGCCATTTTATCGATTCGACAGCGAAGATGATGAGCGAACCCATGGAGATATTCGCGAAGCTTTATATCTTACATATTGGGACGACTACGAGCTACGAGTTGGGGTAGGTAAAGTGTTTTGGGGGGTTACGGAATCTGCTCATTTAGTGGATGTGGTCAACCAAACGGATGCGATTGAATCAGTAGATGGTGAAGCTAAGCTTGGTCAGCCTATGGTTCATTTTACCTCGGTAAAAGACTGGGGCGCTATAGATGCAATGTTGCTTCCGTATTTCCGTGAACGAACTTTTGCTGGTGAAGACGGCAGGTTAAGACCTACAGTCATTGTGTCTGAAGACGCCATTTATGAATCATCGAGAGAAGAAAAGCACGTTGATGTAGCACTACGCTATAGCCAAATGTACGGTGATTGGGATGTAGGATTAAGCTATTTAGGCGGCACAAACCGCGACCCTTATTACCGTGTAGAAGGCCATGAACTCAAGCCATATTACGCGCAAATGCAGCATTTTGGGCTAGATGTGCAAGGCATCATTGGCGATTGGTTATGGAAACTTGAAAGTATTTATCGCGACAGCTATGACAACCACACTGGCGTGGCGACAGGCTTTGAATACACATGGGTTAGGGCGCTTGAATCTTATTGGGACATTGGTTTCATTGCTGAATACTTGTATGACAGTCGAGGCAATAACGCGCAGACTATTGGACAAAATGATGTATTTCTTGGGGCGCGTTTCGCTTTAAACGATGAAGATGGAACCGAGGTGCTCACGGGGATCACACAAGATCTTGATAATAGCGATGTCTATAGTGCGAAGCTTGAAGCCTCAAGCCGCATCAATAACAACCTAAAGTGGCGATTAAACGCGTGGTTGTTTGAAAATGAAACGCCTGATGATCTGCTGTATTTCGCTAGAAAGGATGATTTTGTTGAACTGGCATTGGAATATTATTTTTAATGATATTTTATTGGGGCGTTCTTGTTGAAAGGAGCGCTCCAAATCTAGAATGATTTTCTATTTATAACGATCAAGATCGTCTTTTTTATTAAAGGGGGGAACAATCGAATAGACCCACATGTAAGATGGTTATAATTTTATGACCATCTATAGCCTTTATGTATGATTTTATGGTCATCATATATGAGTGTAAGGTGTATCAGGCAATGCGGGGACAGAGGGATTTATGAATTCATTTACATGGGATAAGAACTTTGAAACAGGCATTGATTCGGTCGATGAACAGCATCAGTATCTTGTCGGTTTCATTAACCACTATGGTAATCTGTTGTCGGAAAACACCCTCTCTATCGACGACATTAGCGTTGCTTTGCTTGATCTTACACGCTATGCCGAATTTCATTTTAAAGAAGAAGAGTCTTTGATGAGAGAACGCGGTGTGTACAACCTGCACATTGAAGAGCACGTCAAAGTTCATCGCATGTTCATGCAAGACATCTACAGCATGCAAGCTTTCATCTTAGAAGAAGATCAGTTGTCGGCGAGGCAGTTACTTGATTTTTTAATCCATTGGCTTGCTTACCATATTCTCGGAATCGATCAAAACATGGCGCGACAAGTAGCGGCAATAGAAGAGGGCGCCACACCGCTGCAAGCCTTTGAGGTTGAAGAAAAGCAGAACGACTCGTCAACCGTCCCTTTATTAGCCGCTCTTAAAGGATTATTTGAGCAAGTCTCTGAGCGTAATAAGCAGTTGTTACGGTTCAACCAGCTTCTTGAATCTAAAGTCGAAGAGCGAACCGCAGAGTTAAAACGAGCGAATAAACAACTCGAAGAACTGTCGTTAACCGACTCACTCACCAAATTACCAAACCGTCGAAGTGCATTTAAACAGTTAGCCGTACATTGGCAAGACTCCAAAGAATTCGGTACACCTTTAGTGTGTATCATGATAGATGCGGATCACTTCAAGTGCATTAATGATACTTGTGGGCACGATGCTGGCGATTTGGTTTTGCAAACCCTTGCTCGTGAACTAAAAAACTCGTTTCGTAATGATGATATTGTTTGCCGATTGGGCGGTGATGAGTTTTTAATTATTTGCCCACATACCGATCTTAAAGGCGGTATGTACGTTGCGGAAATCACTCGACAAAAAGTGTCTGAGTTACAGGTTGAAACGGGCAATCAGATTTGGATTGGTAGTATAAGCGTGGGTGTAGCTGAACTCACCCAAGCATTTGGATCAATCAATGAGTTGATTAAAGCCGCAGATGAGTCAGTGTATTTAGCGAAAAATTCAGGGAAAAACAGTGTCCGATCGATTCAGATTTAAAACGTATCTCACTGTATATTTAAACGGATCTTGCTTCAGATATAAGCCTATCTTACTTTAGATTCAGAACCCAGCCCACTTACAAGCCTAGGCTTAGCTCACTTCCAAATAAAGGAGTGGTACTCATATTTGTTCCACTTCTTCTTACTCCTCATTAATATCCTGTTAAATTTGCCGTGTTTTTAGTCAATAACTTGTTCTTTTAGCGATTCAATTTGGCATTGTTAGCGTGTTTGATTACTATGTGTAGCTATCTAAAAAACTAATCATCCGATACGGACACTACCAACTGGTAGATGAGGAAATGATGCAACATCTAGAAGAGATCATTGCTAATGCAACGACTGCTATTGATACAGCAGATTCGTTAGTCGCACTTGATGAAGTGCGAGTTCAGTATTTAGGTAAGAAGGGTGAACTCACTCTTCAACTACAAAGCCTAGGTAAACTTCCACCTGAAGAGCGTCGCACTGCTGGTCAAGAGATCAACAAAGCGAAAGGTGCTGTTCAACAAGCGATCGCAGCTCGCAAAGACGCACTACAACGTGCAGAGCTTGAAGCGAAACTAGCTGAAGAAACTATCGATGTGAGCCTACCAGGTCGTCGCATTGAGAACGGTGGTCTTCACCCAGTGACTCGCACAGTTGAGCGTATCGAACAGTTCTTTGGTGAGCTTGGCTTTAGCACTGAGTCTGGCCCTGAGATTGAAGATGCATTCCACAACTTTGATGCACTAAACATCGCAGACGATCACCCAGCTCGTACTGATCACGATACTTTCTTCTTCAACCCTGATCTAATGCTACGTACGCACACTTCTGGTGTTCAAATCCGTACGATGGAAAACGGCAAACCGCCATTCCGCTTCATTGCTCCGGGTCGTGTTTACCGTAACGACTACGATCAAACTCACACGCCAATGTTCCACCAAGTGGAAGGTATGTTAGTTGATGAAAACGTAAACTTCGCACAACTTAAAGGCATTCTTAACGATTTCCTTTGTAACTTCTTTGAAGAAGAAGTTGAAGTGCGTTTCCGTCCTTCATTCTTCCCGTTCACAGAACCTTCAGCTGAAGTTGACGTGAAACGTAAAGATGGCAAATGGCTAGAAGTTCTAGGCTGTGGCATGGTTCACCCTAACGTACTTCGCTCTGTTGGCATCGACCCTGAGAAATACTCTGGTTTTGCATTCGGTATGGGTGTAGAGCGTCTAACGATGCTTCGTTACGGCGTAAATGACCTTCGTGCGTTCTTCGAGAACGACCTTCGTTTCCTTAAACAATTCAAGTAATCCGGGGCAGTCAAAACTATGAAATTCAGTGAATCTTGGCTACGCGAGTGGGTTAAACCTGCAATTAACAGCGAAGAGCTAGCTCACCAAATCACTATGGCTGGTTTGGAAGTTGACGATGTAGAACCTGTTGCTGGTGAATTCACCGGCGTTAAAGTAGGTAAAGTGGTTGAGTGCGGTCAGCACCCAGACGCAGACAAACTACAAGTTACAAAGATCGACATTGGTGAAGAAGAACTTTTAGACATCGTATGTGGTGCATCTAACTGTCGTCTTGGCCTAACGGTAGCAGTAGCAACAGTTGGTGCAGTTCTGCCTGGTAACTTCAAAATCAAGAAAGCAAAACTACGTGGCGTTCCATCGCACGGCATGCTTTGTTCTTTCTCTGAGCTAGGTATCGACGTAGAGTCTGACGGCATCCTTGAGCTACCAGAAGGCACAACGCTAGGTATGGACGTACGTGAGCTTCTTGAGCTTAACGACGTAACTATCGACGTAGACCTAACAGCAAACCGCGCAGACTGCTTCAGCATTCGTGGCCTTGCTCGTGAAGTTGGCGTACTAAACCGCGCAGACGTTACAGAGCCAACAGTTGACGCTGTTGCAACAAGCATTGAAGACACAGTATCTATTGAAATCAAAGCAACTGATGCTTGTCCACGTTACCTTGGCCGTGTGGTTAAGAACGTAAACGTGAAAGCGGAATCTCCAATCTGGATGCAAGAAAAACTGCGCCGTTGTGGTATCCGTTCAATCGACCCAGTTGTAGACATCACAAACTACGTGATGCTAGAGCAAGGCCAACCAATGCACGCATTTGATCTTGCTAAGATCGAAGGTGGTATAGTGGTTCGTCTAGCAGAGCAGGGCGAAAAGCTAACACTTCTAGATGGCAACGAAGCTGAACTAAACAGCAACACACTTGTTATCGCAGACCAAAACAAAGCACTAGCAATCGCTGGCATCTTTGGCGGTCAAGATTCAGGTGTTACTACTGAAACAACAGACGTACTTCTTGAAGCAGCATTCTTCGCACCGGATCACATCCGTGGTCGCGCACGTGCTTACGGCCTTCACACAGATTCTTCTCTACGTTTCGAACGTGGTGTTGATTCAACGCTACAAGCAGCAGCAATGGAGCGTGCAACACAGCTTCTAGTTGAAATCTGTGGTGGTGAAGTTGCGCCAGTAAACGGCAGCGAATCTGAAGCTGATCTACCAAAAGCAAACGTAGTTGCTCTACGTCGCGCTAAGCTAGACAGCCTACTAGGTCACGAAATCCCATCTACAGACGTAGTGGAAATTCTTACTCGCCTAGGTTGTGACGTTGAGACGACTGAAGCTGGTTGGACGGCAACGTCTCCATCTTGGCGTTTTGATATCGCAATCGAGCAAGACCTAATTGAAGAAGTAGGTCGTATCTACGGTTACGATAACATTCCAAACCAAGCGCCTAAAGCAGCACTTAAAATGAATGACCACAAAGAAGCTAACCAACCGCTTAAGCGCGTTCGTGACCTTCTTGTAGACCGTGGCTACCACGAAGCAATCACATACAGCTTCGTAGAACCAGAACAGCAAAAACTTGTTGTACCTGGTGTTGAGCCGCTAATCCTGCCATTCCCAATCTCTGCGGACATGTCAGCAATGCGTCTTGGTCTAATCCAAGGTCTTCTAAACACAGTGGTTCACAACCAGAAGCGTCAACAGTCTCGCGTTCGTCTATTCGAATCAGGCCTACGTTTCATCCCTGAAGCAACGGCTGAAAACGGCATGCGCCAAGAAATGATGCTTGCGGGCGTTATCTCTGGTACTCGTGGCGAAGAGCACTGGGACATTGCAACTAACACTGTAGATTTCTTCGATCTTAAAGGTGACCTAGAAGCAGTACTTGAGCTTTCAGCAAACGAAATCGCATACAGCTTCAAATCTGCTAAGCACCCTGCACTTCACCCAGGTCAAACTGCGGCTATCGTAGTAGACGCTGGTCTCGAAACCGAGAGAGAAGTGGGTATCATTGGTACTGTTCACCCAGAACTAGAGCGTAAGTTTGGTCTTAACGGCCGTACTATCGTATTCGAAATCGAATGGGCAGCTATCAACACTCGCGTGCTTCCAGAAGCAGTAGCAGTATCTAAGTTCCCTGCAAACCGTCGTGATATCGCAGTCGTTGTTGATGAAGCAGTAGCTTCTGGCGACATCGTAGATGCGTGTATCGCAGCGGGTGGTGAATTCCTAACAGGCGCTAAACTGTTCGACGTATACGTTGGTCAAGGCGTTGAAGAAGGTAAGAAGAGCCTAGCAATCGCACTTAGCCTACAGTCTGTAGAGCGCACACTTGAAGATGCAGACATCGCTGGTTCAGTAGATGCTATCGTAGCTTCAATCTCAGAGAAATTCGGCGCAGCACTTCGCGACTAATCTCTTCTGATAGATAGAAAAAATCAAAGGCCTCGCATTGCGAGGCCTTTTTGTTTTTTGGCAAGAAGAGGGGCTAACCTCATTATTGGACAAAAACACCTCAGAGTAAATCGCATATAATCCAGGTTTCAGAAAACTTCTCATATCCTAAATGGAAAAATTGTAGGGTTAATGACGGTCCGTTAGCTAATAATACATGGTTGATATCATCATAGTGAACGGACTGGCGTTGATTGTTTTTTTGCTAAGTATCGGAATTTAATGCCTAGTGCACAGCTGTCTAAAACTTTTGTCTTTATACTGTTTTCTTTCTCCAGTCAGAGACCTATAACAATCAGTTGGATTTAAAAATGAAAAAACTAAAAGCAATATATTTTGTTTTTCTAATAACATTAGTTTCTAGTCATAATGTGTCTGCATTTATCAGTGAAGAAGAGCTGGGGTCAGAGCCCCCTTTCAACTCGCTAGATTGGAATTCCGGTTATAGCGATGAGCCGATACTTT
This window harbors:
- a CDS encoding GGDEF domain-containing protein, translated to MNSFTWDKNFETGIDSVDEQHQYLVGFINHYGNLLSENTLSIDDISVALLDLTRYAEFHFKEEESLMRERGVYNLHIEEHVKVHRMFMQDIYSMQAFILEEDQLSARQLLDFLIHWLAYHILGIDQNMARQVAAIEEGATPLQAFEVEEKQNDSSTVPLLAALKGLFEQVSERNKQLLRFNQLLESKVEERTAELKRANKQLEELSLTDSLTKLPNRRSAFKQLAVHWQDSKEFGTPLVCIMIDADHFKCINDTCGHDAGDLVLQTLARELKNSFRNDDIVCRLGGDEFLIICPHTDLKGGMYVAEITRQKVSELQVETGNQIWIGSISVGVAELTQAFGSINELIKAADESVYLAKNSGKNSVRSIQI
- a CDS encoding efflux RND transporter permease subunit, with the protein product MEHDSHNFNSNDHSSNNHSSNKHSSKNNSSQSSAQNLDNQSPSSDKQLSGLASNWYSLPTKRSFIVLLVTFSIIFLSAFGAKNLYFRGDYNIFFEGTNKQLMAFEEIETTFAKTDNLAIVIAPNDGNVFTPETLTLIQNLTVDSWQIPYSSRVDSLANYQHTEAIEDDLLVEDLLYEEYPHTPERIAKVKQIALNEPLLRNSLVSAAGDVTVVNVTVQLPEVDKTTEVQEVIAAINIMIDKYQAEYPDVAFHKAGIVAMNNAFMMSAQEDSSTLVPLMLLVVLVFLTFMLRSFFSVVATLLVIISSIVATMGLSGWAGMFLSTATVNVPTLVLTLAVADCVHVIVTMRQAMQRGMDKAQAIQYSTQLNAMPILITSVTTAIGFLMMNMSDSPVLRDFGNLSALGVIIACFLSVTMLPALLKILPIKTLKPIQASQEKVTFMDRLGDFVVANRKALLPISTLVIVGAAALVPLNKVNDESVKYFDTSSEFRQAADFMEETISGMTNISIAVKTNESQAIADPVFLKAVGDFSEWLRVQPEIDHVATLSDVYMRLNKNMHGDDDSYYQLPLNRELAAQYLLLYEMSLPYGLDLNNQINVDKSSIKMVLTVDNLGSVELVELEERIYTWFAANAPQYEVLASSPSLMFAHIGETNMASMLSTLPITLVLISGLMIFALRSTRLGMISLVPNIAPAIIGFGLWALISGEINLGLSVVVTLTLGIVVDDAVHFLSKYQRARMEGQSAEEAVRYAFHTVGRALWITTVVLVAGFSVLAMSSFRLNSDMGLLSSIVIFIALVVDFILLPSLLMIFDKKTHYQAESNSVKSDLGSNTASTSPQAVSAIAK
- the pheS gene encoding phenylalanine--tRNA ligase subunit alpha; the encoded protein is MQHLEEIIANATTAIDTADSLVALDEVRVQYLGKKGELTLQLQSLGKLPPEERRTAGQEINKAKGAVQQAIAARKDALQRAELEAKLAEETIDVSLPGRRIENGGLHPVTRTVERIEQFFGELGFSTESGPEIEDAFHNFDALNIADDHPARTDHDTFFFNPDLMLRTHTSGVQIRTMENGKPPFRFIAPGRVYRNDYDQTHTPMFHQVEGMLVDENVNFAQLKGILNDFLCNFFEEEVEVRFRPSFFPFTEPSAEVDVKRKDGKWLEVLGCGMVHPNVLRSVGIDPEKYSGFAFGMGVERLTMLRYGVNDLRAFFENDLRFLKQFK
- the pheT gene encoding phenylalanine--tRNA ligase subunit beta — its product is MKFSESWLREWVKPAINSEELAHQITMAGLEVDDVEPVAGEFTGVKVGKVVECGQHPDADKLQVTKIDIGEEELLDIVCGASNCRLGLTVAVATVGAVLPGNFKIKKAKLRGVPSHGMLCSFSELGIDVESDGILELPEGTTLGMDVRELLELNDVTIDVDLTANRADCFSIRGLAREVGVLNRADVTEPTVDAVATSIEDTVSIEIKATDACPRYLGRVVKNVNVKAESPIWMQEKLRRCGIRSIDPVVDITNYVMLEQGQPMHAFDLAKIEGGIVVRLAEQGEKLTLLDGNEAELNSNTLVIADQNKALAIAGIFGGQDSGVTTETTDVLLEAAFFAPDHIRGRARAYGLHTDSSLRFERGVDSTLQAAAMERATQLLVEICGGEVAPVNGSESEADLPKANVVALRRAKLDSLLGHEIPSTDVVEILTRLGCDVETTEAGWTATSPSWRFDIAIEQDLIEEVGRIYGYDNIPNQAPKAALKMNDHKEANQPLKRVRDLLVDRGYHEAITYSFVEPEQQKLVVPGVEPLILPFPISADMSAMRLGLIQGLLNTVVHNQKRQQSRVRLFESGLRFIPEATAENGMRQEMMLAGVISGTRGEEHWDIATNTVDFFDLKGDLEAVLELSANEIAYSFKSAKHPALHPGQTAAIVVDAGLETEREVGIIGTVHPELERKFGLNGRTIVFEIEWAAINTRVLPEAVAVSKFPANRRDIAVVVDEAVASGDIVDACIAAGGEFLTGAKLFDVYVGQGVEEGKKSLAIALSLQSVERTLEDADIAGSVDAIVASISEKFGAALRD
- a CDS encoding outer membrane lipoprotein-sorting protein; protein product: MSFMLAFSAGSAFADEARGLEIAEQRKTVDMGWGDSVATMEMLLRNKQGESSTRLMRLKSLEVDDDGDKGLTIFDEPRDVKGTAFLNHSHITESDDQWLYLPALKRVKRISSRNKSGPFMGSEFAYEDLSSFELEKYTFNYIEDAKIEGIDTFVLEQVPTDKNSGYTMQKVWLDQQYYRPIKVEFYDRKGALLKTLSFQDYQQYLNQYWRAHTMAMQNHQTGKSTVLTTTKLAFQTGLNDKDFQKNTLKRAK